A window from Kovacikia minuta CCNUW1 encodes these proteins:
- a CDS encoding pepsin/retropepsin-like aspartic protease family protein, with amino-acid sequence MEAMALLDTGASVNVLPYEVGSQLGAVWETQTVPIQLSGNLAQMEARGLVLSATVAEFPAVLLAFAWTQSREAPLILGHMNFFAEFNVCFYRADLAFELRPRGE; translated from the coding sequence ATGGAGGCTATGGCTTTGCTGGACACGGGTGCAAGTGTCAATGTGTTGCCCTATGAGGTTGGTTCGCAATTAGGAGCGGTTTGGGAAACTCAAACAGTGCCAATTCAATTGAGTGGTAATCTAGCTCAGATGGAGGCACGAGGCTTAGTCCTGTCTGCCACAGTTGCCGAGTTTCCCGCCGTTCTACTTGCGTTTGCTTGGACGCAATCGAGGGAAGCTCCCTTAATCTTGGGTCACATGAATTTCTTTGCAGAATTCAATGTGTGTTTCTATCGTGCGGATCTTGCTTTTGAATTACGTCCAAGAGGAGAATAG
- a CDS encoding dynamin family protein, translating to MTDSSPNGELNIPNKPPTPNDVIKQIYRYRQKPNLVLVGRFDSGKSHLANTLMGAKVLPSQYQPATRVITFVRHSSDRPSWFQDQVGILAEDFWTRDEKGNQVFDLTLLDSQRWFERHCVKAGSLEVLRQHGVHDHLSEIEIEGHSAIVYVDSPLLKSCNIVDFPGYSDQADQTSEDVKKASSAVQIADLILYTSPVNGFMNAEDFSRLSYLLKVLPSPETYNKEFPLLGNLFIVGTHANPTISGLDISSILQTGSIRLYKHINETVLLERSKSIDRSIEKENLQMRFFAFWEETPCRWENLKKELILILGQSLPKARRNKIDYEINLLKNEVPKQIAEQIRAYEQTTSELGQRRRELEELEKEEPERLALLKQRRLKLQKRIAALRSKTKNSFQETYASLVHVSAVETMIRNRYRDKKDAKEYAAGYLIEQLQGKLETYIKENSNSLNADIDDFLNIYEEVFLKLPKLNLGSVSIPFDPKGAFLGGLVGAGSVGALAVWAASLGNLGAYILVAKFVSLLSALGISISGGVATVVSFVAAIGGPITLGIGLFVSAVFLGLALFGESWERRLAKKIVSHFEEQKVLDKLLQGSDEYWQDTAKAFEKGANEVEEQFQAYIQHLRELCADNEVVSKKIVEDILRCLRELKDFFAGISWRDS from the coding sequence GTGACCGATTCTTCTCCAAATGGAGAACTTAATATTCCCAATAAACCTCCGACACCAAACGATGTCATCAAGCAAATCTATCGTTATCGCCAAAAGCCAAATTTAGTATTAGTAGGGCGATTTGACTCTGGAAAATCTCATCTGGCTAACACTTTAATGGGTGCAAAGGTACTACCTTCACAATATCAACCTGCTACCAGAGTTATTACATTCGTAAGGCACAGTAGCGATCGCCCCTCTTGGTTCCAAGATCAAGTCGGGATTCTAGCTGAAGATTTTTGGACAAGAGATGAAAAAGGGAACCAGGTTTTTGACTTAACCTTGCTAGATTCTCAACGTTGGTTTGAAAGGCACTGTGTTAAAGCTGGTTCTTTAGAAGTTTTGCGACAGCATGGCGTACACGATCATCTCAGTGAAATTGAGATTGAAGGGCACTCAGCAATTGTGTACGTTGACTCACCACTTCTTAAATCGTGTAATATCGTAGACTTCCCTGGTTATTCAGATCAAGCAGATCAAACATCAGAAGATGTAAAGAAAGCAAGTAGTGCTGTTCAAATCGCAGATTTGATTCTTTACACTTCACCAGTCAATGGTTTTATGAATGCTGAGGACTTTAGCCGTCTCAGTTATTTGCTAAAGGTTTTACCATCACCTGAAACTTATAATAAGGAGTTTCCGCTACTTGGAAATTTATTCATCGTAGGTACTCACGCCAATCCAACTATTTCTGGCTTAGACATCAGTTCAATTCTGCAAACTGGTTCAATTAGGCTTTATAAACACATCAATGAAACAGTCCTCTTAGAGCGTAGCAAGAGCATTGATCGCTCTATTGAAAAGGAAAACTTGCAGATGCGTTTCTTTGCCTTCTGGGAAGAAACACCTTGTCGCTGGGAAAACCTGAAAAAAGAATTGATTCTAATTCTTGGTCAATCTCTCCCCAAGGCTCGAAGAAACAAAATTGACTATGAAATTAACTTGCTAAAAAATGAAGTTCCAAAGCAAATTGCTGAGCAAATTCGTGCTTATGAACAGACAACATCTGAGTTAGGACAACGCCGACGAGAGCTTGAAGAGTTAGAAAAGGAAGAACCTGAAAGATTGGCTTTGTTAAAGCAGCGGCGTCTTAAACTTCAGAAACGTATTGCAGCGTTGCGTAGTAAAACCAAAAATTCTTTCCAAGAAACTTATGCTAGTTTGGTTCATGTTTCTGCCGTTGAAACAATGATCCGCAATCGTTACAGAGACAAGAAGGATGCAAAAGAGTATGCCGCAGGCTATCTGATTGAGCAGCTTCAGGGTAAGCTTGAAACCTACATTAAGGAAAATTCCAATTCCCTGAACGCCGATATTGATGATTTTTTGAATATTTATGAAGAAGTATTTCTCAAACTTCCTAAGCTCAATCTTGGTTCCGTCTCCATACCTTTTGATCCGAAAGGAGCATTTCTAGGTGGTCTTGTAGGTGCAGGTAGCGTTGGCGCTCTTGCTGTTTGGGCTGCCTCATTGGGAAATCTTGGTGCTTATATCCTAGTTGCTAAATTTGTCAGTCTTCTCTCTGCACTAGGCATCAGCATTAGTGGTGGTGTTGCTACAGTTGTATCTTTTGTTGCTGCCATCGGTGGTCCAATTACACTGGGAATAGGATTATTTGTGTCTGCCGTTTTTCTAGGTTTAGCACTTTTTGGGGAGTCCTGGGAGCGTCGGTTGGCGAAGAAAATCGTTAGTCACTTTGAGGAGCAAAAAGTATTAGATAAGCTCCTACAAGGTAGCGATGAGTATTGGCAAGATACAGCCAAAGCTTTTGAAAAGGGAGCCAATGAAGTTGAGGAGCAATTTCAAGCGTATATTCAACATCTTCGAGAACTTTGCGCCGATAACGAGGTGGTATCTAAGAAAATAGTTGAGGATATTTTACGTTGTCTTAGGGAACTAAAGGATTTTTTCGCCGGAATTTCCTGGCGGGATTCATAG
- a CDS encoding helix-turn-helix domain-containing protein translates to MNINLRGARERAGLSQVELATILGLSQAQVSRYEQDPGAIPTELLLRWAQALGTDIQTLMVSAIPLPPPVECWRSVSTITARFEFA, encoded by the coding sequence ATGAACATCAATTTGCGTGGCGCACGTGAGAGAGCAGGACTAAGTCAGGTAGAGCTTGCAACTATACTTGGACTTTCTCAGGCACAAGTGAGTCGGTATGAACAAGATCCAGGAGCCATACCGACCGAACTCCTACTCCGTTGGGCACAAGCATTGGGAACAGATATTCAAACTCTTATGGTGAGTGCTATCCCATTGCCTCCTCCTGTTGAGTGCTGGCGATCCGTATCTACAATTACGGCGAGATTTGAATTTGCTTGA
- the tsaD gene encoding tRNA (adenosine(37)-N6)-threonylcarbamoyltransferase complex transferase subunit TsaD, translating into MATVLAIETSCDETAVAIVKNRHILSSVISSQIPVHQRYGGIVPEVASRQHVETLNSAIAQALQDANLTWAAIDGIAATCAPGLVGALLVGLTAAKTLALLHQKPLIGVHHLEGHIYASYLTAPHLQPPFLCLLVSGGHTSLIYVKDCGHYETLGQTRDDAAGEAFDKVARLMNLGYPGGPIIDKLAQQGNPQAFPLPEGQISLPEGGFHPYDSSFSGLKTAVLRLTQKLQQMTDILPVEDLAASFQATVAKALTKRTIACALNYGLDTIAVGGGVAANSGLRHQLQTAAQAHHLRVLFPPLTLCTDNAAMIACAAADHLERGHSSPLTLGVQSRMAISDVMHLYS; encoded by the coding sequence ATGGCAACAGTATTAGCGATTGAAACAAGTTGTGACGAAACAGCGGTGGCGATCGTTAAGAATCGTCACATATTAAGTAGTGTGATTTCGTCCCAGATTCCAGTTCACCAGCGGTATGGCGGTATTGTGCCTGAGGTTGCTTCGCGTCAGCATGTTGAGACCCTCAATTCTGCGATCGCCCAGGCACTTCAGGATGCGAATTTGACTTGGGCAGCGATCGACGGGATTGCTGCCACCTGCGCCCCTGGTCTGGTCGGTGCCCTGCTGGTTGGGTTAACTGCCGCCAAAACGCTGGCACTCCTGCACCAGAAACCATTGATTGGTGTCCACCATTTGGAAGGACACATCTATGCCTCCTATTTAACCGCCCCCCATCTACAACCGCCCTTTCTCTGCTTGCTGGTTTCCGGCGGGCATACCAGCCTGATCTATGTCAAAGACTGTGGGCACTACGAAACCCTGGGACAGACCCGCGATGATGCTGCGGGTGAAGCTTTCGATAAGGTTGCCCGCCTGATGAACCTGGGCTATCCTGGTGGCCCCATTATCGATAAACTGGCGCAGCAGGGAAACCCCCAGGCGTTCCCGCTCCCTGAGGGGCAGATATCCCTGCCTGAAGGTGGTTTCCATCCCTACGACTCCAGTTTTAGCGGTTTGAAAACAGCCGTTTTACGGCTGACCCAAAAGCTTCAGCAAATGACGGATATTTTGCCTGTGGAAGATTTGGCAGCCAGCTTTCAGGCAACGGTTGCCAAGGCTCTAACTAAGCGAACGATCGCCTGTGCCCTCAACTATGGACTTGATACGATCGCCGTAGGGGGGGGAGTTGCCGCCAACAGCGGCTTGCGCCACCAACTCCAAACGGCTGCCCAAGCCCATCACCTGCGCGTCCTCTTCCCCCCTCTGACCCTCTGTACTGACAACGCCGCCATGATTGCCTGCGCTGCGGCGGATCACCTGGAACGGGGACATTCCTCTCCCTTGACGCTGGGTGTCCAATCGCGGATGGCGATCTCCGACGTGATGCATTTATATAGTTAA
- a CDS encoding Photosystem I reaction center subunit III produces the protein MRRLFALILAVFLWLNVAPALSANAATLTPCKDSPAFQQRAQTSQSATAPRRFAAYSSLLCGEEGLPHLVVDPTAAHVGEFTIPGILFLYIAGWIGWAGRTYLQAAKKSSNPEEKEIIIDVPLALQSSLSGAFWPLAALKEFTTGELTAKDDEIPISVR, from the coding sequence ATGAGACGATTGTTTGCTCTAATTCTTGCCGTTTTTCTCTGGCTGAATGTTGCTCCTGCCCTTTCGGCAAATGCAGCAACCCTAACGCCTTGTAAAGATTCGCCAGCCTTTCAACAACGGGCGCAAACGTCCCAAAGTGCAACCGCACCCCGACGCTTTGCAGCCTATAGTTCGCTGTTGTGTGGTGAAGAAGGATTGCCCCACCTGGTGGTTGATCCGACCGCAGCCCACGTTGGCGAATTTACGATTCCTGGAATCCTCTTCCTATATATCGCAGGTTGGATTGGTTGGGCAGGGCGTACTTATCTTCAAGCTGCAAAGAAATCCAGCAATCCGGAAGAGAAGGAAATTATCATTGACGTTCCACTAGCGTTGCAGTCGTCGCTGTCGGGTGCTTTCTGGCCTCTGGCAGCCCTGAAGGAGTTCACCACTGGTGAACTGACGGCTAAAGACGACGAGATTCCTATCTCGGTGCGCTAG
- the psaJ gene encoding photosystem I reaction center subunit IX: MQYLVKYLSTAPVLTAIWLTITAGILIEFNRFYPDILFHPVPW; this comes from the coding sequence ATGCAATATCTGGTGAAATATCTTTCAACCGCGCCTGTGCTTACAGCAATCTGGCTGACAATCACAGCTGGCATCTTGATTGAATTTAACCGCTTTTATCCAGACATTCTGTTCCATCCAGTACCCTGGTAA
- a CDS encoding ATP-binding protein, giving the protein MNSPSASDGSLYEIALGSDQPSLVLPVGPATLKSVVGSFMDVLVEQKIPAVVWAKIPRGNVWQVELEKYALQKGIPRAIYQFRNYRDESADDAGMVSSAIVPDEMGSSAQQIPEPLITDRQEEALIPIQLAPESHLRREYFLLIWSTQFQALVLGHRPRSAHLARLAAPQEPATGTTETGAPTEENPEKRQQHLLALCSFDSSLILRVLNGIERAVTVNPSSAPQTADLTEQAIEWRRLIAEMPVAPPNLLTFGQLFARQFQRQEELSQRNLAYRKQAEIAESLELHNEELVSTIRLKDDFLNNVGQELRTPLTNIKTALTLLNSPNIKPPQRQRYMDLIAKECDRQSSLITSLLDLVQLEQVTDRTIQALHLVEVVPGVVSTYQPLAEEKGVKLAYTVPEDLPPISCMSNWLKQIVINLLHNGIKFTPRGGQVWVRAKQHGDYVQLEFRDTGIGIVPGEIPKIFERFYRVRQSSEETSSGAGLGLTIVQQLLIHCGGSISVKSKPGEGSTFTVLLPISKPVKEDEE; this is encoded by the coding sequence ATGAACTCACCCTCAGCTTCAGATGGTTCCTTGTATGAAATAGCCCTTGGCTCAGACCAGCCATCTCTGGTGTTGCCAGTTGGCCCTGCGACCCTTAAGTCTGTTGTGGGCTCCTTTATGGATGTGCTGGTTGAACAAAAAATTCCCGCGGTTGTTTGGGCAAAGATCCCGCGAGGGAATGTCTGGCAGGTAGAGCTTGAGAAATATGCCCTTCAAAAGGGGATTCCCAGGGCAATTTACCAGTTTAGAAACTACCGGGATGAGAGTGCGGATGATGCGGGTATGGTCAGTTCGGCGATCGTTCCTGACGAAATGGGTTCCTCCGCTCAGCAGATCCCCGAACCGTTGATTACAGATAGGCAGGAAGAGGCACTGATTCCGATTCAGCTGGCCCCAGAGAGTCATCTGCGGCGGGAGTACTTTCTGCTGATCTGGTCAACTCAATTTCAAGCCCTGGTGCTTGGGCATCGGCCCCGCTCTGCCCATCTTGCCCGATTAGCTGCTCCCCAGGAGCCAGCAACAGGGACAACAGAAACGGGTGCGCCAACGGAGGAAAACCCGGAGAAACGGCAGCAGCATTTACTCGCGCTGTGCTCATTTGATTCCAGTCTAATTCTGCGGGTTCTCAATGGCATTGAGCGGGCGGTTACAGTCAACCCGTCCTCGGCACCCCAAACGGCAGATTTAACTGAGCAGGCGATCGAATGGCGACGGCTGATTGCCGAAATGCCTGTAGCTCCCCCCAACCTGCTTACATTCGGGCAACTGTTTGCCAGACAGTTTCAACGGCAGGAAGAACTGTCGCAGCGCAATCTTGCCTACCGGAAGCAGGCAGAAATCGCAGAATCGCTCGAATTACACAATGAGGAGCTGGTCAGCACAATCCGGTTAAAGGATGACTTTCTTAATAATGTCGGACAGGAACTGCGAACACCGTTGACCAACATCAAAACGGCTCTAACCCTTCTAAATTCTCCCAACATCAAGCCCCCCCAACGTCAACGCTATATGGATTTGATCGCCAAGGAGTGCGATCGCCAGAGTTCCCTTATCACCAGCCTGCTTGATCTGGTCCAACTCGAACAGGTGACCGATCGAACCATCCAGGCTCTCCACCTGGTTGAAGTTGTTCCAGGAGTTGTCAGCACCTATCAGCCCCTCGCCGAGGAAAAGGGAGTCAAACTGGCTTACACCGTCCCCGAAGATCTGCCCCCTATTTCCTGTATGAGCAACTGGCTCAAGCAAATTGTGATCAACCTGCTCCACAATGGCATCAAATTTACCCCCAGAGGTGGGCAGGTTTGGGTACGGGCTAAACAGCACGGGGATTATGTTCAGTTAGAGTTCCGGGATACGGGAATTGGCATCGTTCCCGGCGAAATCCCCAAAATTTTTGAACGGTTTTATCGAGTCCGGCAATCCTCTGAGGAAACCAGCAGTGGGGCAGGACTGGGGTTGACGATCGTGCAGCAACTCCTGATTCATTGCGGTGGTTCTATTTCAGTCAAGAGCAAACCGGGTGAAGGTTCCACTTTCACAGTGTTGCTGCCGATTAGTAAACCGGTGAAAGAAGATGAGGAATAA
- a CDS encoding bifunctional lysylphosphatidylglycerol flippase/synthetase MprF, with translation MNIFTRFSAPLGYNSTSYLALESDKQHFLHQETTAVTAYAVFNRVAIAAGEPICPAAEMPTAIDEFLAFSHQNRWHPLFFEVTEPIVPHLKQRGFQFLKLGEEPFFDLERFTLKGNKMANVRSSGNTARNRGVTVREYFPLTWEAASINPQLEEISRQWLEGRGVGELSFTLGSLSLAQPGARRYFIAEREGKVIGFLTYTPIYAREGAYLDLMRRAAETPPGTMDLLLTESFRLLKESGVKWATMGMSPLANVENSAVDQSDRLAWLLAQVYQRGQRLYNFKQLHDFKHKFQPHQWESKYLAYQRLSLPEVDAIIQAVQGQSIGQIVWTLMNQPLF, from the coding sequence ATGAACATATTCACCAGGTTCTCCGCGCCGCTCGGCTACAACTCAACGAGCTATCTGGCGCTTGAATCGGATAAGCAGCATTTTCTTCATCAGGAAACAACGGCTGTTACTGCCTATGCAGTATTTAACCGAGTAGCGATCGCTGCGGGTGAACCCATTTGTCCGGCTGCTGAAATGCCCACTGCAATTGATGAATTTTTGGCTTTCAGCCATCAAAATCGCTGGCATCCCCTGTTTTTTGAAGTGACTGAACCGATCGTCCCCCATTTGAAGCAGCGGGGATTTCAGTTCTTAAAGTTGGGTGAGGAACCTTTCTTTGATTTAGAACGGTTCACCCTCAAAGGGAACAAGATGGCAAATGTTCGATCGTCAGGCAATACGGCGCGTAACCGGGGGGTGACCGTGCGGGAGTATTTTCCGCTGACGTGGGAAGCAGCAAGTATCAATCCTCAATTAGAAGAGATTTCGAGGCAATGGTTAGAAGGGCGGGGCGTTGGAGAATTGTCTTTCACTCTCGGTAGCCTATCCCTGGCTCAACCGGGGGCGCGGCGTTACTTTATTGCAGAACGGGAAGGCAAGGTGATTGGGTTTTTGACCTACACCCCGATTTATGCACGGGAGGGAGCCTACCTGGATTTGATGCGGCGCGCGGCGGAAACTCCCCCCGGCACAATGGATTTGCTGTTAACAGAATCCTTTCGATTGCTAAAAGAGTCGGGCGTGAAGTGGGCAACGATGGGCATGTCGCCCCTGGCAAACGTAGAAAACTCTGCGGTAGACCAGAGCGATCGACTTGCCTGGTTACTTGCTCAGGTCTATCAGCGGGGGCAGCGGCTCTACAACTTCAAACAATTGCATGACTTTAAGCATAAGTTTCAGCCGCACCAGTGGGAGTCCAAATACCTGGCCTATCAACGACTGTCTTTGCCAGAAGTGGACGCCATCATTCAGGCAGTCCAGGGACAAAGCATTGGACAAATTGTGTGGACGTTAATGAATCAGCCCTTATTCTGA
- a CDS encoding alpha/beta hydrolase, with protein sequence MRLKKIIGVGVALLATIAAGGYWYVFIDGAQQLDGPDSAMAAEKTTLSYNLATYNSQVMGMPRTYGVMLPPGYSQHPHQHYPVVFLLHGGHGDPTDWFKKGAALPVIQKLFESKRLPLSIIITPDGNDSRGSSPLWDPAYIDGKNGRVLSAIGSELVHVVQKTYRTKPQPQFWAIGGLSSGGWGALNIGLHFPQNFSVLFSHSGYFTDQSGPNNSPMTSIAKLSPTLRRNLRIYLDAGQGDGKFLTQSQEFHAELTQLGVQHVFHEFPGGHGIYGADVGWNYWHHHLQDSLTFVGDRFKEADLAERASQKLNSTSQKVVHTHLT encoded by the coding sequence ATGAGATTGAAAAAAATCATTGGAGTTGGAGTTGCACTTTTAGCGACGATCGCCGCAGGGGGATATTGGTATGTGTTTATCGATGGTGCCCAACAATTAGATGGTCCTGATTCTGCAATGGCAGCAGAAAAGACCACTCTTAGCTATAACCTGGCTACCTACAATAGTCAGGTTATGGGTATGCCACGCACCTACGGGGTGATGTTACCTCCTGGTTACAGCCAGCATCCGCACCAACATTACCCAGTTGTTTTCTTACTGCACGGAGGGCATGGCGATCCAACCGATTGGTTCAAAAAAGGAGCTGCCCTGCCCGTTATTCAAAAGCTGTTTGAAAGCAAACGTCTGCCTTTGTCAATCATTATCACGCCCGATGGCAACGATAGCCGAGGTTCTAGTCCATTGTGGGACCCAGCCTATATTGATGGCAAAAACGGGCGGGTTTTGAGCGCGATCGGCAGTGAGTTGGTTCACGTTGTTCAGAAAACCTATCGGACTAAACCCCAGCCGCAGTTTTGGGCGATCGGAGGACTTTCATCAGGAGGGTGGGGTGCGCTTAACATTGGTCTCCACTTTCCTCAGAATTTCTCAGTCCTATTTAGCCATAGTGGCTACTTTACAGATCAGAGTGGTCCAAACAACAGCCCCATGACATCCATTGCTAAGCTCAGTCCAACTTTACGGCGAAACCTGCGGATTTATCTGGATGCGGGTCAAGGAGATGGCAAATTTTTAACCCAGTCCCAGGAATTTCATGCTGAGCTGACCCAACTGGGCGTGCAGCATGTGTTTCATGAATTTCCGGGTGGTCATGGAATTTATGGCGCAGATGTGGGTTGGAATTATTGGCACCATCATCTGCAAGATTCCCTAACCTTTGTGGGCGATCGCTTCAAAGAAGCTGACCTGGCTGAACGCGCATCGCAAAAGCTGAACTCTACTTCCCAAAAAGTCGTTCATACTCATTTGACTTAG
- a CDS encoding sensor histidine kinase codes for MRRPGLRSRLFLSHLTVMIVGLSTLLTVSKVFTPRLFVLHLQKLEGRGFNLYLVREQLVEGFEFAWSRGAFWSVAVGGSAAGWLSYLVSKRIMQPLIRIEEVTQKVAAGNLEERLPNSDIPELNRLSISFNRMAANLEGVEQRRRELVGDLTHELRTPLTVLEGYLEGLADGTIEPSVDIYQRLAKETGRLHRLVNDLQELSQAEAGYLPIRSQPLEVRPLLAALVQKFSDQLLEEGPSLVLDCPSDLPLALADPERVEQVLMNLMGNALRYTSEGSITIRAWSEIGKLWISVTDTGHGIAPEDLPHIFERFWRSDRSRDRHSGGTGIGLAISRRLVELQGGSIEVESKLGQGSIFRFWLPLA; via the coding sequence ATGCGCCGACCTGGACTACGATCGCGGCTTTTTCTTTCCCATCTGACCGTTATGATTGTGGGCTTAAGTACCCTGTTGACCGTCAGTAAGGTCTTTACGCCCCGTCTGTTTGTTCTGCATCTTCAGAAGCTGGAGGGTAGGGGGTTTAACCTGTACCTGGTGCGGGAACAGCTGGTTGAAGGATTTGAGTTTGCCTGGAGCCGGGGCGCATTCTGGTCAGTTGCAGTGGGTGGTTCAGCAGCAGGATGGTTGAGCTACCTGGTGTCAAAGCGAATTATGCAACCGTTGATTCGGATTGAAGAAGTCACCCAGAAAGTGGCTGCCGGGAACCTGGAAGAGCGGTTACCCAACAGCGACATTCCTGAACTCAATCGCTTATCCATTAGCTTCAACCGGATGGCAGCCAACCTCGAAGGAGTGGAGCAACGTCGGCGTGAGCTGGTGGGTGACCTGACCCACGAACTTCGCACTCCCCTCACCGTCCTGGAAGGTTATCTGGAAGGTCTAGCAGATGGCACGATCGAACCATCCGTAGATATCTACCAGCGGCTTGCGAAGGAAACGGGGCGTTTACACAGATTGGTGAACGATTTGCAGGAGCTTTCTCAGGCGGAAGCTGGCTATCTACCCATCCGGAGTCAGCCATTGGAGGTTCGTCCGCTACTGGCTGCACTGGTGCAAAAGTTTTCTGACCAACTACTTGAGGAAGGTCCATCCCTGGTTCTCGATTGTCCCTCTGACTTACCACTGGCACTTGCTGATCCGGAGCGGGTAGAGCAGGTGTTGATGAATTTGATGGGAAATGCCCTGCGTTATACCAGCGAAGGTTCAATTACCATCCGCGCCTGGAGTGAAATCGGCAAACTTTGGATTTCCGTAACCGATACAGGTCATGGAATTGCACCAGAGGATTTACCCCATATTTTCGAACGGTTCTGGAGGTCGGACCGATCGCGCGATCGCCACTCCGGCGGCACGGGCATTGGTTTAGCCATTTCTCGCCGTTTGGTGGAGCTACAGGGCGGCTCAATTGAGGTTGAAAGCAAACTCGGTCAGGGAAGTATTTTTCGGTTCTGGTTGCCGCTGGCATAG
- a CDS encoding PAS domain S-box protein, translated as MVSKTITFRFPEEVIEAIEARAKATGSNRTAVLMQALAQAYGLPSPTAAPISTTTLQQQFQTLEQQVVTVLEQISESVSTLKQNAVIAAQAGALQHRHILIEEPTERGELARSPQEFPLIAHFEHKAKMLDQILSATPDLVLVQDRLGRFAYVNFAGARALGFEQSYFLGKTCSELGTTPDIEDLFSAKCETVFTTGRPVNGEISIPALYETRDYEYILSPIYSGDSSIEAVVCTARDITERKLAEVALRKSEEEYRNLFELANDSIFIIDASTNRILNANRNAARRLGYTRRELLQLSFADVEAQRIDQETLNSELQKIGSVVYEHKLRRKDGTEIPVEISSRLIESGEQLALQSFVRDLVRPQESD; from the coding sequence ATGGTGAGTAAAACGATTACATTCCGGTTTCCGGAAGAAGTTATCGAAGCGATTGAAGCTCGGGCAAAAGCGACCGGAAGTAATCGAACTGCCGTTTTAATGCAAGCGCTGGCTCAAGCCTATGGGCTGCCGTCTCCCACTGCTGCCCCCATTTCGACGACAACCCTGCAACAACAGTTTCAGACTCTAGAACAACAAGTTGTAACCGTGTTGGAGCAAATTTCTGAGTCTGTCAGTACGTTGAAGCAAAATGCAGTGATTGCAGCCCAGGCAGGTGCATTGCAACACAGACATATTCTAATTGAGGAACCCACAGAAAGAGGGGAGCTGGCGCGATCGCCCCAGGAATTTCCATTGATCGCCCACTTTGAACATAAAGCAAAGATGCTGGATCAGATCCTGTCTGCGACACCGGATCTGGTGCTGGTTCAAGACCGATTAGGACGGTTCGCCTATGTCAACTTTGCTGGCGCAAGGGCATTGGGGTTTGAGCAAAGCTATTTTCTAGGGAAGACTTGCTCTGAATTGGGAACAACCCCAGACATCGAAGACCTGTTTTCTGCCAAATGTGAAACTGTATTTACCACGGGACGCCCCGTCAATGGGGAAATTAGCATCCCTGCACTCTATGAAACGAGAGATTATGAGTACATTCTGAGTCCCATTTATAGCGGTGACAGCAGCATTGAGGCAGTGGTTTGCACCGCCAGGGATATTACAGAACGGAAACTTGCCGAAGTTGCCCTCCGAAAGTCGGAAGAGGAATACCGCAACCTGTTTGAACTGGCAAATGACTCTATCTTCATCATTGATGCCTCAACCAATCGCATTCTCAATGCAAACCGGAATGCTGCCAGAAGGTTGGGTTATACTCGTCGCGAATTGCTGCAACTTTCTTTTGCCGATGTTGAGGCGCAACGAATTGATCAGGAAACACTCAATAGTGAATTACAGAAAATCGGCAGCGTTGTTTATGAACATAAATTGCGCCGCAAAGATGGCACTGAGATCCCGGTTGAGATTAGCAGCCGTTTGATTGAATCGGGTGAACAGCTTGCCCTTCAAAGCTTTGTCCGCGATCTTGTTCGCCCCCAGGAAAGTGATTAG